In one window of Primulina tabacum isolate GXHZ01 chromosome 8, ASM2559414v2, whole genome shotgun sequence DNA:
- the LOC142554583 gene encoding uncharacterized protein LOC142554583 translates to MDRLLEQVQQAPRPQTDVFEQFRLLNPKEFGGTTDPFLAEGWIQSLELHFQYLDMRDNDRVRCAAYMLRDNASLWWEGATHGVNLATLTWEQFKEMFYDKYFPANVRGFLTREFMSLRHGDSTMAEFIRKFDIGCHFVPLIARDAAQKLRNLWMG, encoded by the coding sequence ATGGATAGACTATTGGAGCAGGTACAGCAGGCTCCCAGACCTCAGACTGATGTTTTTGAGCAGTTTAGGCTGCTCAACCCAAAGGAGTTCGGGGGCACCACTGATCCATTCTTGGCAGAGGGTTGGATTCAATCTCTGGAGCTGCATTTTCAGTACCTTGATATGAGGGACAACGACCGGGTTAGGTGCGCCGCTTATATGCTGAGGGATAACGCatccctatggtgggagggagctacCCACGGAGTGAACTTGGCCACCCTCACTTGGGAGCAGTTCAAGGAAATGTTCTACGACAAGTATTTCCCAGCAAATGTCAGGGGTTTCCTGAcaagggagttcatgagtctccgccaTGGTGACTCGACTAtggcggagttcatccgtaagtttgacataggctgtcattttgtgccacTAATTGCTAGAGATGCCGCTCAGAAGCTGAGGAATTTATGGATGGGATGA